The Candidatus Denitrolinea symbiosum DNA window CAATGCACAGCAAGGTAACAAAGGTTTTCATCGTCGCAAAATCCAGACTTTTCTGCAACAAATCTGGCGGTCAGCGCACGATAACCGCGTTTGCCAGGGACATAATCTACCCCGTCCTTCGCAAGAAATATATTTCGCGCCAACAAACGCGTACCTAGGGATGTTTCAACGATGCCGGCCGCAATCACCAATCCGTGCTCGTCAGCGTCGCCGGGAAAAAGATGCTGTTGAATTTCTTGAAACTGCGGTTCTGTAAATGTGATTGAGAGTGGGATTTTCATTGTTGCCGTAACCATTCGAGGACTTTTGCAAGTTTAAGGCCTGCCGTGTCGCGAGTTGGATCCCAATGGTTAGATCTTCTTGATATTTGGATCGCTTTTCGGCCATGCCAATCAGTAGGACCTGATATACCTTGACCAAATGCAGCCCCATCGGCTCTTCGAACATTCGGTTCAATAAAGTGTGGATATACATCCGAACGCGGATATTGAAAGTTGATAGCAAACCCAACCCAGGATTGAGTGGGCGCAAATCCCTTGCCAATGAACAAATCATGGACTATGACATGCGCCCCTCCCTGCTCCTCAGGATCGACATCAACTTGATGTCCCGCAAACGCCTGCTTTAATTCGGCAATGGCGGCCTGGACATCAGGAGTCATCTTAGCACCTCAGCTGTTGTCATCGGGTGCTGTTGCGCGAAACTCCTCGTCCTTATGAAGAGTGACCGTCTCGTCATCAGCAACAGGATCCAATTGTCCTCCTCCTTTGACGCGGAAGAGGTTGAAATCCTCTTGGAATGCGACACCTTGTTGGATTGCAGTTCGTTTAATCTCAAGACCAGTTGCCTTGTGATCTTGAAAGATAACTGGATGGTTGTTCACCTTGACTGTTACGGTCTTGGTTCCATCGGCGTGCGGATTTTGTTGTTCACTCACTGTCTGTTGCATTTTTGCCTCCTGCGCTATCGCGCAAATGTTGTGGTACTTTGAACGAAATTTTAACGAGCTGACTTGCAACGACCTTAAGGCACTTTCATCCAATGGACGAACTCGCCGTTTGGCAGCCGTAGGAACGCTGTATCACCTGGGTTGTTCCAAACAAACCATTCTCGTTGCATGTAGAAATGGAATTGGGGTGGGTGTTTATCATCTGCCTTTATAAATTGATTAGTTCCTTTACCTGTCATCAGAAATATATATTCGCCGGGGTCAAGGGTCCATCCGCCACCATTCACTTTCTCGGGGAAGTGGAATAGGTGCGTTTCTTGGCCTGTCGGCGTCCGGTCACTTACGATCCATCCGCTCATGTTGAACTTTTTGTCCGTGGTGGTATTCTTTATAATGATAAACTCATCATTGAGCTTACTTTGCGCATCCAGCCCAGACGGGTTGTTGTGGATGCTGGTTATTTCTACTTCTGCCATTCGAGTTCTCCTTTACAAAAATTAGTTTTGCCATCCGAGTCTGTATTACTTACTTGTCGATGAATTATTTACTCTGTTCATTCTCATCAGCTC harbors:
- a CDS encoding lamin tail domain-containing protein; protein product: MAEVEITSIHNNPSGLDAQSKLNDEFIIIKNTTTDKKFNMSGWIVSDRTPTGQETHLFHFPEKVNGGGWTLDPGEYIFLMTGKGTNQFIKADDKHPPQFHFYMQREWFVWNNPGDTAFLRLPNGEFVHWMKVP